A window of Pseudomonas putida genomic DNA:
GCCGCTGCCCAGTACCTGCTCGCTGTCCAGGTCGTAGAAGCTCTGGCGGCTGTGCTGCAGCTTGCCGTTGGCTTTGTCACGGGCGCGGTTGGCCTCCCAGCGGGCGCGGTAGCGGCGGCCATCGATGCCGACGAAATCGACTTCGGCAAAGCCGCTGCCGGTGCCGCGGCGCAGCAGGTTGCGCGGGTCGGAGGTGGGGATTTCACCGTCGGCGTCTGGCACCTTGGCTTCGCGGCCAATGTCGTTCAGCCGTGGCACGGTGCCGAACAACGCCAGGCACAGGGCGTCGAGCAGGGTACTTTTGCCCGCCCCGGTAGGTCCGGTGATGGCGAACAGACCGGCGCTGGCCAGCGGTTCGGCGGTGAAATCGATATCGACCGGGCCGGCCAGGGATGCCAGGTTCTTCAGACGGATGGCGAGAATCTTCATGGCTGCTCCTCTTCCTGCTGCACGTCCTGCAACAGCAGGGCGAAGTCGGCCAGCGCCTGCTCGTCGGCGGGGTTGCCATAGGCCTGCTCCCAGGCGCGGCTGAACAGGTCCTGCGGGGTCATCTGAGCCAGTTCGACAAAGGCCAGGTCATCGTCTTCGGCGTTGTTGCGGCCGGCGTATTCGGCGCTGATGCGGATCAAGCGCACGGCCTTGCCTTGCAGGGCGGTTTCGATCTGCTGGCGCAGGTCGGGCTGCGGTTCGTCCAGTATCACCCGCACTTCCAGCCAGGGCTGGCGGTTGGGGTCCTCGAGCAGGTCGATCACTGGCAGGTCGGCCAGTTGTTCCAGCAGTTCGCCCAATGGCGCCGGGCCGACCCGTTGCAGCGCGACGGCGCGCGGAACCGGGCGTGGTTCGACGCTGACCAGGCCGGTGCCGTCCAGTTCCACTTCCAGTACCTGGTGCGGGTAGTTGATTTCGGCGAACGACAGCGGAATCGGCGAGCCGCTGTAGCGGATGCGTTCTTCGCGGTTGACCTTCTGCGGCTTGTGCAGGTGGCCCAGGGCGACGTAGCTGATGGCCTTGTCGAACAGCCTGGCCGGCAGCGCCTCGGCGTTGCCAATGATCAGGCTGCGCTCGGAGTCCTCCGACACTGCGCCACCGGCCATGTGCGCGTGGCTGATGGCGATCAGCGCCTGGTCCTTCTTGCGCTTCTTTTGCGCTGCGGCGATCAGTTGCTGGTGTACCTGGGTGATGCCTTGCAGGTAGTCATCGCCCAGTTGCGGGCCGGTCACTTCGGCCGGGCGCAGGAAGGGCAGGGCCAGGCACCAGGCGGCGACCTTCCCGCGGCCGTTGGTCAGCGGAATCAGCAGGCGCTCGGCGTCCAGCTGGCCCTCGTCCAGCCAGTGCACACGGCCCAGGGCATGGGTGCGCAGGCGACGCATCAGCGCTGCCGGCAGTTCGATGCGCGAGCCGGAGTCGTGGTTGCCGGCGATCATCACGATGTCCAGTTTGGGCTGTTGCTCGTGGGCCTGGACGATGAAGTCGTAGAGGCGTTCCTGGGCTTTGACCGGCGGGTTGACCGTGTCGAAGATATCGCCGGCAATCAGTAGCGCATCCGGCTGGCGCAGGCGCAGCTGGCCGAGCAGCCAGTCGAGGAAGCAGGCGTGTTCGAAGTCGCGTTCCTGGCCGTGCAGGCTTTGGCCCAGGTGCCAGTCGGAGGTATGAAACAGACGCATGGATGACCTGTTGGTGTCGAGTCGAGCAAGCGGGGAAAGGGCGGTATGGTAACCCAAGCATGGGGCCGCTGTGCGGCCCAATCGCCGGCAAGCCAGCTCGCACAGGTTCTGCACTGTCCTTGAGCTTTGTGCAGTGCCTGTGGGAGCTGGCTTGCCGGCGATGAGGCCGGTCGACTTTATCTCAATGCCAGGTGATATCGCCGGTCTGCCGGGGTGGCTGGCACCGGCTGCGCCGGTGTTCGCGGGTGAACCCGCGAAAAGGCCCGCACAGGCAGCCGATTACTTGGGATAGAGCGGCGGCAGGTTGCCGCTCTCGCCAGGCGGCAGCAGTACCTGCTCAGCCGGCGGAATCGTACCGATCGCCCGCCACAAATCCTCACCCTGCCAATACTGCCCGCTCTCGCTGTACAACGCCCCGTTCAGGCCATCCAGCGCATCCGACAGTGGCACAAAGCGCGCCGCCATCTCGGCCAGGGTCTCCGGCTGCTGACGGGCCCAGGCGTCCAGCGCCTGGCGGGTCGCCTGCGGGTCGTTGGCCTGGCACGCGCGCTTGAGGTCGTCCAGCAGGGTACGTGGGCTCGGCCCGGCCTGCGCGGCACGTAGCACCGCCGGTTGCGAACGGGCTCGCCACCACAGGGCGAAGCCGAGCACGGTGGTGAGGGCGAACACCAGAGTGGCCAGCTGCCAGGGCCACAGCAAGCTATTGGCACTGCTGTTGTCGCCGACCGGGGTATCGGCGCTCAGCGCCGGGTTGTCCTGCACGTTCAGCGTGCGCGCCGGCAGGCTGCTGTGCTCCAGGTGGTCTTCGCGGGTATTCCACCAGGCCACTTCCAGCACCGGCAGGGCCAGCATGCCGCTGTGGGTCGGCACCAGGGCTTCGCGCTCTTCGCGGTTGGCGATCATGCCGCGGTCGCTGATTTCGTTGCGCAGCAACGGCTGGTCGGGGTAGCGGCGCAGGCCGGTGATTTCGGTGGCTGGCAGCGGTGGCAGCTGGGTGCTGGACAAGCCTTCGGCACGCAAGGTGATGTTACGGGTCAGCGAGTCGCCAATCTGCACCTGCTGGTTGCCAGGGTCGGGGTTCCAGTGCTCTTCCAGGGTCAGGCTGCGGGCAGGTAGCCACGGCACACCAGCCGGCCAGGCCGCCGGAATCGGCCGTACGGCCAGGCGCAATGGCAGTGAGCTGACCTGCACCTGGCGGCCGGTCCGGGCCGTGCCGTTGGCTTGCGGGGCTTCGTCCGGGCTGGCGGCGGCGGTGGCGGTGAAGGCCAGCGGCGGGATGTCGAGGGTGCCGCTTTGCTGGGGATACACGGCATAGCGGGTTTCGATCACGCCATGGCGGACGCCGTTGATTTCCTTTTCATAGGTGCGCGATTCACCCAGCGGTTCGACTTTGGCGTTCTCCAGTTGCAGCGGGCTGAGGTTGCTGTCGTCATACAGCGCCACCGAGTGGTAGATGCGCAGGGTAAGCACGGCCTGGGCCTGGACGTAGACCTCGTTGCTGTCGAGCGTGGCTTCGATGAACACCTGCGAGGCGCTGTCCTGGCGGCTGGCGTCGGCCTGCAGCACTTGCAGTTCGATGGCCTGACTGTGCGACTGGCCCAGTTGCAGCTCGGGGATGCGCAGGCTGCCGCTGCGCCGCGGCAGCAGGGTAATGATCCAGCGGGTGCTGGCGCGGGTTTCGCCGTCGAGGCTGTGCAGGCTGTTGAGCTGGCGCGTGCCGCGCACTTCGAAGTCACCCTCCAGCGCGCGCAGGTCGGGCTTGCCGAACTGGGTGACATCCTGGCTTTCCAGGGTCAGCTCCAGGCTTTCGCCGGCTTCCAGGCGGGTACGGTCAACGCTGGCCTGCAGCAGTGGTTCGGCCTGGGCCAGCACGGCCCACAGCAGGCTGAGGAGAAAGACGCCGAAGCGACTCATCGTGGGGTTTCCTGATGCAATTGCTGTTCATACCAGAATTTGCGCCGCAGCAGCTCCGCCGGGTTGTCGGGGATCT
This region includes:
- a CDS encoding exonuclease SbcCD subunit D C-terminal domain-containing protein; translation: MRLFHTSDWHLGQSLHGQERDFEHACFLDWLLGQLRLRQPDALLIAGDIFDTVNPPVKAQERLYDFIVQAHEQQPKLDIVMIAGNHDSGSRIELPAALMRRLRTHALGRVHWLDEGQLDAERLLIPLTNGRGKVAAWCLALPFLRPAEVTGPQLGDDYLQGITQVHQQLIAAAQKKRKKDQALIAISHAHMAGGAVSEDSERSLIIGNAEALPARLFDKAISYVALGHLHKPQKVNREERIRYSGSPIPLSFAEINYPHQVLEVELDGTGLVSVEPRPVPRAVALQRVGPAPLGELLEQLADLPVIDLLEDPNRQPWLEVRVILDEPQPDLRQQIETALQGKAVRLIRISAEYAGRNNAEDDDLAFVELAQMTPQDLFSRAWEQAYGNPADEQALADFALLLQDVQQEEEQP
- a CDS encoding BatD family protein, producing the protein MSRFGVFLLSLLWAVLAQAEPLLQASVDRTRLEAGESLELTLESQDVTQFGKPDLRALEGDFEVRGTRQLNSLHSLDGETRASTRWIITLLPRRSGSLRIPELQLGQSHSQAIELQVLQADASRQDSASQVFIEATLDSNEVYVQAQAVLTLRIYHSVALYDDSNLSPLQLENAKVEPLGESRTYEKEINGVRHGVIETRYAVYPQQSGTLDIPPLAFTATAAASPDEAPQANGTARTGRQVQVSSLPLRLAVRPIPAAWPAGVPWLPARSLTLEEHWNPDPGNQQVQIGDSLTRNITLRAEGLSSTQLPPLPATEITGLRRYPDQPLLRNEISDRGMIANREEREALVPTHSGMLALPVLEVAWWNTREDHLEHSSLPARTLNVQDNPALSADTPVGDNSSANSLLWPWQLATLVFALTTVLGFALWWRARSQPAVLRAAQAGPSPRTLLDDLKRACQANDPQATRQALDAWARQQPETLAEMAARFVPLSDALDGLNGALYSESGQYWQGEDLWRAIGTIPPAEQVLLPPGESGNLPPLYPK